The Deltaproteobacteria bacterium genome window below encodes:
- a CDS encoding DNA topoisomerase IV subunit A produces the protein MSQLELLPPAFHAGSPTDAVGTAIPSARASKAAAGAGGGDDDDGLHEGDLADETRRKYLNYAISVITARAIPDVRDGLKPVARRILYTMDHELHLRHDGRHRKSATVVGAVIGKYHPHGDSAVYDAMVRLAQDFVMRAPLVDGQGNFGSIDGDAPAAYRYTEAKLTATADQLLTELGSETVDYRENFDGTAKEPIVLPARFPQLLVNGGTGIAVGMATSIPPHNLVEVIKATVALIDEPDLTVRKLLKHIKGPDFPTGGDLVATKGELAEIYESGRGSVKLRARWKLEDGKRGQRLVITAVPHGVEKGAIVEEIGQIILNRKLPPLIGIQDLSTTDIRVELELDKKATVDPELVMAYLFKHTRLQVSVKVDLTVLVPTSNVEVGAPARLDLKQILQHFIDFRFATVRRRLEYDLRQLRARIHILEGFEKIFDDLDRAIKIIRASDGKADASAKLCKAFGLDDVQADAILETKLYRLAKLEIQKIREELAQKRAEAARIEGILKSKAKFQALVKAELEAVAEQFGDPRRTRISDDDVTEEFSAESFIVEEDAVVLVTRDGWLKRQRTINLETTRMREGDEPLALVGGSTRECIILLTNLGSAYVTRINDVPASSGHGVPVQKLFKFKDGERVIAAMGTDARVMPEFAHPKPDLGDEYEEPYPHVLAVTKRGMSLRFALWGHKDPSTSRGRMFGKLGSGEDGSDEFVSAFKVYAEDDVCALTHEGRVLCCNAQDVNLLSGAGKGVIFMKVDKDDHVVAAFPSSTQVVIEKSSGGSQKLSADDRERVARGGKGRPAFKRGTVKKLKFDPPSVPNLGGEGQ, from the coding sequence ATGTCCCAGCTCGAGCTCTTGCCGCCCGCGTTCCACGCCGGCTCGCCGACCGATGCGGTCGGCACCGCGATCCCCTCCGCCCGCGCCAGCAAGGCAGCCGCCGGCGCCGGCGGGGGTGACGACGACGACGGCCTCCACGAGGGCGACCTCGCCGACGAGACCCGCCGCAAGTACCTCAACTACGCCATCAGCGTGATCACGGCCCGCGCGATCCCCGACGTCCGCGACGGCCTCAAGCCGGTCGCGCGCCGGATCCTCTACACGATGGATCACGAGCTGCACCTGCGGCACGACGGCCGCCACCGCAAGAGCGCGACGGTGGTCGGTGCGGTCATCGGCAAGTACCACCCCCACGGTGACAGCGCGGTCTACGACGCGATGGTCCGGCTCGCGCAGGACTTCGTCATGCGTGCGCCGCTGGTCGACGGCCAGGGCAACTTCGGCTCGATCGACGGCGACGCCCCGGCCGCGTATCGCTACACCGAGGCCAAGCTCACCGCGACCGCCGACCAACTGCTCACCGAGCTGGGCTCGGAGACGGTCGACTACCGCGAGAACTTCGACGGCACCGCCAAGGAGCCGATCGTGCTGCCGGCCCGGTTCCCGCAGCTGCTGGTCAACGGCGGCACCGGCATCGCGGTCGGCATGGCGACCAGCATCCCACCGCACAACCTGGTCGAGGTCATCAAGGCCACCGTCGCGTTGATCGACGAGCCCGACCTCACCGTCCGCAAGCTGCTCAAGCACATCAAGGGCCCCGACTTCCCCACCGGCGGCGACCTGGTGGCGACCAAGGGCGAGCTCGCCGAGATCTACGAGAGCGGCCGCGGCTCGGTGAAGCTGCGCGCGCGCTGGAAGCTCGAGGATGGCAAGCGTGGCCAGCGGTTGGTCATCACCGCGGTGCCCCACGGCGTCGAGAAGGGCGCCATCGTCGAGGAGATCGGGCAGATCATCCTCAACCGCAAGCTGCCGCCGCTCATCGGCATCCAGGATCTCAGCACCACCGACATCCGCGTCGAGCTCGAGCTCGACAAGAAGGCCACCGTCGACCCCGAGCTGGTCATGGCCTACCTGTTCAAGCACACGCGGCTGCAGGTGTCGGTGAAGGTCGATCTGACCGTGCTGGTGCCGACCAGCAACGTCGAGGTCGGTGCGCCCGCACGGCTCGATCTCAAGCAGATCCTCCAGCACTTCATCGACTTCCGCTTCGCGACCGTGCGGCGGCGGCTCGAGTACGACCTGCGGCAGCTGCGGGCGCGCATCCACATCCTCGAGGGCTTCGAGAAGATCTTCGACGACCTCGATCGCGCCATCAAGATCATCCGCGCCAGCGACGGCAAGGCCGACGCCAGCGCCAAGCTGTGCAAGGCCTTCGGGCTCGACGACGTGCAGGCCGACGCGATCCTCGAGACCAAGCTGTATCGCCTGGCCAAGCTCGAGATCCAGAAGATCCGCGAGGAGCTGGCGCAGAAGCGGGCCGAGGCCGCGCGCATCGAGGGCATCCTCAAGAGCAAGGCCAAGTTCCAGGCGCTGGTGAAGGCCGAGCTCGAGGCGGTCGCGGAGCAGTTCGGTGACCCCCGGCGCACCCGCATCAGCGACGACGACGTCACCGAGGAGTTCAGCGCCGAGAGCTTCATCGTCGAGGAGGACGCGGTCGTGCTCGTGACGCGTGACGGCTGGCTGAAGCGCCAGCGCACCATCAACCTCGAGACCACGCGCATGCGCGAGGGCGACGAGCCGCTGGCGCTGGTCGGCGGCTCGACGCGAGAGTGCATCATCTTGCTGACCAACCTCGGCTCGGCCTACGTCACGCGCATCAACGACGTCCCGGCCAGCTCGGGCCACGGCGTGCCGGTGCAGAAGCTGTTCAAGTTCAAGGACGGCGAGCGGGTGATCGCGGCGATGGGCACCGACGCCCGCGTGATGCCGGAGTTCGCCCATCCCAAGCCCGATCTCGGCGACGAGTACGAGGAGCCGTATCCGCACGTGTTGGCGGTCACCAAGCGCGGCATGAGCCTGCGCTTCGCGCTGTGGGGCCACAAGGATCCCAGCACCAGCCGCGGCCGCATGTTCGGCAAGCTCGGCAGCGGCGAGGACGGCAGCGACGAGTTCGTGTCGGCGTTCAAGGTCTACGCCGAGGACGACGTGTGCGCGCTGACCCACGAGGGCCGCGTGCTGTGCTGCAACGCGCAGGACGTCAACCTGCTCTCGGGCGCCGGCAAGGGCGTCATCTTCATGAAGGTCGACAAGGACGACCACGTGGTCGCCGCGTTCCCGTCCAGCACACAGGTCGTGATCGAGAAGTCGTCGGGCGGCAGCCAGAAGCTGAGCGCCGACGACCGCGAGCGGGTCGCACGCGGCGGCAAGGGCCGCCCCGCGTTCAAGCGCGGCACCGTCAAGAAGCTCAAGTTCGATCCACCGAGCGTGCCCAACCTCGGCGGCGAGGGGCAGTAG
- a CDS encoding GNAT family N-acetyltransferase, with the protein MTLRIVAAHAIGGALRLQSLAEQVFGAQHRDAQWFARKLHRELVDDTLSMVAVDGDDLDDPRAWLGYVLVGRPPSCAPAARTAGTAVIAPARGRGVATALLEAAARTCADAGLRSLQLWAEQARESFYCARGFELQMRFSTMLAFARGPAAPWPGPLPWRPPDEPALQLLPHGFLPEAWERTPAHERATWSLTSPLARVHVAREARAFAVHGVWLADLRDAARVLDAVLTRLPTDAPVVAVALAEPDASPAHATASSSEQEDEQEDAAAVSSITAPTVARLRRLGWLDAQRGAILQRRL; encoded by the coding sequence ATGACCTTGCGCATCGTCGCGGCCCACGCGATCGGCGGCGCGCTGCGCCTGCAGAGCCTGGCCGAGCAGGTCTTCGGCGCGCAACACCGCGACGCGCAGTGGTTCGCGCGCAAGCTCCACCGCGAGCTCGTCGATGACACGCTCAGCATGGTCGCGGTCGACGGCGACGACCTCGACGATCCCCGCGCGTGGCTCGGCTACGTGCTCGTCGGTCGGCCGCCGTCGTGCGCCCCCGCGGCGCGCACCGCCGGCACCGCCGTGATCGCGCCGGCACGTGGGCGTGGCGTCGCCACGGCGCTGCTCGAGGCGGCCGCGCGCACGTGCGCCGATGCCGGGCTGCGGTCGCTGCAGCTGTGGGCCGAGCAGGCACGCGAGTCGTTCTACTGCGCCCGTGGCTTCGAGCTGCAGATGCGGTTCTCGACCATGCTGGCGTTCGCGCGCGGGCCCGCGGCGCCATGGCCGGGGCCGCTGCCGTGGCGACCGCCGGACGAGCCGGCGCTGCAGTTGTTGCCGCACGGATTCCTACCCGAGGCGTGGGAGCGCACGCCCGCCCACGAGCGCGCCACGTGGTCACTGACATCGCCGCTCGCCCGCGTGCACGTGGCCCGCGAGGCGCGGGCGTTCGCGGTGCACGGGGTCTGGCTCGCCGATCTGCGTGACGCCGCGCGGGTCCTCGATGCCGTGCTCACGCGTCTGCCGACCGATGCGCCGGTGGTCGCCGTCGCACTCGCGGAACCCGACGCATCACCCGCGCACGCCACTGCGTCGTCGTCGGAGCAGGAGGACGAGCAGGAGGATGCGGCAGCGGTGAGTTCGATCACTGCCCCGACCGTGGCGCGCCTGCGCCGGCTCGGATGGCTCGATGCCCAGCGCGGCGCGATCCTGCAGCGCAGGCTTTGA
- the cysC gene encoding adenylyl-sulfate kinase produces MQPQGVLVWLTGYSGAGKSTIAETALALLQARGRLAYVLDGDRVRKGLCSDLGFSREDRAENVRRIAEAGLLMADAGVVVLAAVIAPFRVDRDRVRARAPRGRFLEAFVDTPLDVCEARDPKGLYKMARKGLLQDFTGIDSPYESPLKPDIALRTTEADANALAATLVDEIMARTSG; encoded by the coding sequence ATGCAGCCACAGGGCGTGCTCGTCTGGCTCACGGGGTACTCGGGTGCGGGCAAGTCGACGATCGCCGAGACCGCGCTCGCACTGCTGCAGGCGCGGGGGCGGCTGGCCTACGTCCTCGACGGCGACCGCGTGCGCAAGGGCCTCTGCTCCGACCTCGGGTTCTCGCGGGAGGACCGCGCCGAGAACGTGCGTCGCATCGCCGAGGCCGGGCTACTCATGGCCGACGCCGGCGTGGTCGTGCTCGCCGCCGTGATCGCGCCGTTCCGGGTCGATCGCGATCGCGTGCGCGCCCGGGCGCCGCGCGGTCGCTTCCTCGAGGCCTTCGTCGACACGCCGCTCGACGTCTGCGAGGCCCGCGATCCCAAGGGCCTCTACAAGATGGCGCGCAAGGGTCTGCTGCAGGACTTCACCGGCATCGACTCCCCCTACGAGTCACCGCTCAAGCCCGACATCGCGCTGCGCACGACCGAGGCCGACGCGAACGCGCTCGCGGCCACGCTGGTCGACGAGATCATGGCGCGCACCAGCGGCTGA
- the trpS gene encoding tryptophan--tRNA ligase: protein MTTLSSWVLSGIQPTGEMHIGNYFGAITQHLALPNEYPGECFFFIADYHALTTVHDAAALRAGVREIAATYLALGLDLERATLFRQSDVPEVCELTWLLSSVTGMGLLERAHTYKDKVAHGIKPSMGLFCYPVLMAADILVYDSSMVPVGKDQVQHVEMAQDMATHFNEAFGQPVLRRPEWRLSKAPYVPGTDGAKMSKSYGNTIPLFCSGKALKKVVGNIVTDSTPLGAPLTIEGDRVLPLLDLFLDEEGRERVRGYYRAGARDGAPFGYGHAKQLLVEHIENHFADARARREALLADPQQIEDVLARCAGRARQLAADTLARARHACGLR from the coding sequence ATGACCACGCTGTCCTCGTGGGTGCTCTCGGGCATCCAGCCGACCGGCGAGATGCACATCGGCAACTACTTCGGTGCGATCACGCAGCACCTGGCGCTGCCCAACGAGTACCCCGGCGAGTGTTTCTTCTTCATCGCCGACTACCACGCGCTCACGACCGTGCACGACGCCGCGGCGCTGCGGGCCGGCGTGCGCGAGATCGCGGCGACGTACCTGGCGCTGGGGCTGGACCTCGAGCGCGCCACGCTCTTTCGCCAGAGCGACGTGCCTGAGGTCTGCGAGCTCACGTGGCTGCTGTCGAGCGTGACCGGCATGGGCCTGCTCGAGCGTGCCCACACCTACAAGGACAAGGTCGCCCACGGCATCAAGCCCTCGATGGGGCTGTTCTGCTACCCGGTGCTGATGGCGGCCGACATCCTCGTCTACGACAGCTCGATGGTGCCGGTCGGCAAGGACCAGGTGCAGCACGTCGAGATGGCGCAGGACATGGCCACGCACTTCAACGAGGCCTTCGGGCAGCCGGTGCTGCGGCGCCCCGAGTGGCGGCTGTCGAAGGCGCCCTACGTGCCGGGCACCGACGGCGCCAAGATGAGCAAGAGCTACGGCAATACCATCCCGCTCTTCTGCAGCGGCAAGGCGCTCAAGAAGGTGGTCGGCAACATCGTCACCGACTCGACGCCGCTCGGGGCGCCACTGACGATCGAGGGCGACCGCGTGCTGCCGCTGCTCGATCTCTTCCTCGACGAGGAGGGCCGCGAGCGCGTGCGCGGCTACTACCGCGCGGGCGCCCGCGATGGCGCGCCGTTCGGGTACGGCCACGCCAAGCAGCTGCTGGTCGAGCACATCGAGAACCACTTCGCGGACGCGCGAGCGCGACGCGAGGCCTTGCTCGCCGATCCCCAGCAGATCGAAGACGTGCTGGCCCGCTGCGCCGGTCGAGCCCGCCAGCTGGCGGCCGACACGCTCGCGCGGGCGCGTCATGCCTGCGGCCTGCGATGA
- the dacB gene encoding D-alanyl-D-alanine carboxypeptidase/D-alanyl-D-alanine-endopeptidase, whose protein sequence is MGTRLAAATLGLLGVALIGRGAPVEAAQGASRPGTRSTLAAAAGREIAQSARPLPSAAERISQRLGELEAMPPSAVAGPSAALAAAVAEARAGLGPAAQLGVHVRELGSNTTLLDDGGELALNPASNHKLLTAIAALELLGPAYRFETRVALDGDALVLQGSGDPSLQTEDLQRLAEAVAAQIDLAVVRRIVVDDGMFSDERFGPGYDPGGPGFSYLAPSGALSLQWNTVEVTLAAHHGAVEVFVDPPCAHVVVENHARIGRGEPDVTTQADGGHTRVRVDGQLRRGSVRTIRRRVADPGRFAAAVFAAALGRPELPIARGRLEADALPLGEHHSPPLAEVLHSALKFSNNVTTEQLLRTLGHLASGRPGDWHNGTAVLRTFWAALGRDPAEIVFENASGYSSVGRVSARALADLLAWSQRPGSRSGAVAAAMAVAGVDGTLRDRLREAPGRVFAKTGTLSGANALSGLVADEAGTPRLAFSVLLNGPVTGHTAHALQDRLVRALLPHAVASR, encoded by the coding sequence ATGGGCACCCGACTCGCAGCAGCCACCCTCGGACTCCTCGGCGTCGCGCTGATCGGGCGTGGCGCCCCCGTAGAGGCCGCCCAGGGCGCCTCCCGCCCGGGCACCCGGAGCACCCTCGCGGCCGCGGCGGGGCGCGAAATCGCCCAGTCCGCCCGTCCCCTCCCGTCGGCGGCCGAGCGGATCTCGCAGCGACTCGGTGAGCTCGAGGCGATGCCGCCGTCGGCGGTCGCCGGGCCGAGCGCAGCGCTGGCGGCCGCGGTCGCCGAGGCGCGTGCGGGCCTCGGCCCGGCCGCCCAGCTCGGCGTGCACGTGCGCGAGCTGGGCTCGAACACCACGCTGCTCGACGACGGCGGCGAGCTCGCGCTCAACCCCGCGAGCAACCACAAGCTGCTGACGGCCATCGCGGCGCTCGAGCTGCTCGGCCCCGCGTATCGCTTCGAGACCCGCGTTGCGCTCGACGGTGACGCACTGGTGCTGCAGGGCAGCGGCGACCCGTCGCTGCAGACCGAGGATCTGCAGCGACTCGCCGAGGCCGTCGCCGCGCAGATCGATCTCGCGGTCGTGCGTCGCATCGTCGTCGACGACGGCATGTTCAGCGACGAGCGCTTCGGCCCCGGCTACGACCCCGGCGGCCCCGGCTTCAGCTACCTCGCACCCTCGGGCGCGCTGTCGCTGCAGTGGAACACCGTCGAGGTGACGCTCGCTGCCCACCACGGCGCCGTCGAGGTCTTCGTCGATCCGCCGTGCGCCCATGTGGTGGTGGAGAACCACGCCCGCATCGGACGCGGCGAGCCCGACGTGACCACGCAGGCCGACGGTGGTCACACGCGCGTGCGCGTCGACGGCCAGCTGCGACGCGGATCGGTGCGCACGATCCGTCGACGGGTCGCCGACCCCGGTCGCTTCGCGGCCGCGGTGTTCGCCGCTGCACTCGGCCGCCCCGAGCTACCGATCGCGCGTGGCCGCCTCGAGGCCGACGCGCTGCCGCTGGGCGAGCACCACTCGCCGCCGCTCGCCGAAGTGCTGCACTCGGCGCTGAAGTTCTCGAACAACGTCACCACCGAGCAGCTGCTGCGCACGTTGGGCCACCTCGCGAGCGGCCGGCCGGGCGACTGGCACAACGGCACCGCGGTGCTGCGCACCTTCTGGGCCGCGCTGGGGCGGGATCCCGCCGAGATCGTCTTCGAGAACGCGTCGGGATACAGCAGTGTCGGCCGCGTCAGTGCGCGCGCGCTGGCCGACCTGCTGGCGTGGTCCCAGCGACCGGGCAGCCGCAGCGGCGCGGTCGCGGCTGCGATGGCCGTGGCCGGGGTCGACGGCACACTGCGCGATCGCCTGCGCGAGGCGCCGGGCCGCGTGTTTGCGAAGACCGGCACGCTGAGCGGCGCCAACGCGTTGTCGGGCCTGGTCGCCGACGAGGCCGGTACGCCGCGGCTGGCGTTCTCGGTGCTCTTGAACGGCCCCGTCACCGGGCACACCGCGCACGCACTGCAGGACCGACTGGTGCGCGCGCTGCTGCCCCACGCGGTCGCGTCGCGCTAG
- a CDS encoding D-alanine--D-alanine ligase: MTVRPRVVVLFGGVSSEHEISLRSAASVLAAIDRGRWEPVACGIDRAGRWHTGDVDRELADLVAHGDEVADVRALRPDVVFPVLHGPHGEDGTMQGLLEILGLAYVGSGVLASALCMDKVAQKHLVASAAPGIPLVPWRAVAAARLRDAAFVARLQDEVIESIALPCFVKPANLGSSVGVEKVSRADELLPALHRAARFDHVVVIERGVDAREIEVAVLGDGGPDTVASAPGEIVLPEGVWYDYETKYLKDVATLSIPAVLSEASARAISAHAIEAFRAAGCHGLARVDFLLDRASGTAYLNELNTMPGFTSISMYPKLMAHAGVGYAELIDRLCLLAQRRFAARGQLSVERA, encoded by the coding sequence ATGACCGTTCGTCCGCGCGTCGTCGTTCTCTTTGGTGGGGTCTCCTCGGAGCACGAGATTTCGCTGCGCAGCGCCGCGAGCGTGCTGGCGGCGATCGACCGCGGGCGCTGGGAGCCGGTCGCGTGCGGCATCGATCGTGCGGGTCGCTGGCACACCGGCGACGTCGATCGCGAGCTCGCCGATCTGGTCGCCCACGGCGACGAGGTCGCCGACGTGCGGGCACTGCGACCCGACGTGGTGTTCCCGGTGCTGCACGGCCCCCACGGCGAGGACGGCACCATGCAGGGTCTGCTCGAGATCCTCGGGCTCGCCTACGTCGGCTCCGGCGTGCTGGCCTCGGCGCTGTGCATGGACAAGGTCGCGCAGAAGCACCTCGTCGCGAGCGCGGCCCCGGGCATCCCGCTGGTGCCGTGGCGCGCGGTCGCGGCCGCACGTCTGCGAGATGCCGCCTTCGTCGCGCGGCTGCAGGACGAGGTGATCGAGAGCATCGCGCTGCCGTGCTTCGTGAAGCCGGCGAACCTCGGCTCGTCGGTCGGCGTCGAGAAGGTCAGCCGCGCCGACGAGCTCTTGCCCGCGCTCCACCGCGCTGCGCGCTTCGATCACGTGGTCGTGATCGAGCGCGGCGTCGATGCCCGCGAGATTGAGGTCGCGGTGCTCGGCGACGGCGGCCCCGACACCGTGGCCTCGGCGCCCGGCGAGATCGTGCTGCCCGAGGGGGTCTGGTACGACTACGAGACCAAGTACCTCAAGGACGTCGCGACCCTGTCGATCCCCGCGGTGCTGTCCGAGGCGAGCGCGCGCGCCATCTCGGCCCACGCGATCGAGGCGTTCCGCGCGGCCGGCTGCCACGGGCTGGCCCGCGTCGACTTCTTGCTCGATCGCGCCAGCGGCACCGCCTACCTCAACGAGCTCAACACGATGCCGGGCTTCACGTCGATCAGCATGTATCCCAAGCTGATGGCCCACGCCGGGGTCGGCTACGCCGAGCTCATCGATCGGCTGTGTCTGCTCGCGCAGCGTCGCTTCGCGGCGCGCGGGCAGCTCTCGGTCGAGCGCGCGTAG
- the serS gene encoding serine--tRNA ligase, producing the protein MLDIKLLRETPETLVQNLVDRRVVVFDDLTPDVDGWAQRTIERLRELDGAWRSSQAAVEDVRRRQNANAEAMKAVAKQPKDAQASLRAPLLEEGRSLRDAEREHTAAAEQAAAARDEAWVRLPNLTHAEVPRGYTDDDHREIKQVGTRRDFAAEGFEPRDHVELCEQLELCDFAAGGKVAGQKFYYLKNDAVLLDLALQHYALSVASRHGFVLHTTPDLARHEILAGLGFNPRGAGTQVYSVADTDLCLVGTAEITLGGMLADEILDESRLPLLLAGLSHCFRTEAGAAGRDTRGLYRVHQFTKVELFAFCVGELDVSEAMHARFLAIEEEIFTGLGLPYRVLDIASGDLGGPALRKFDIEAWMPGRAAADGGRGNWGEVTSTSNCTDYQARRLRIRYRPDDEEGGKNRKPRFVHMLNGTAIANSRAIVAVLENYQQADGSVVVPEVLRPWVGKDRITARAR; encoded by the coding sequence ATGCTCGACATCAAGCTGCTGCGCGAGACCCCGGAGACGTTGGTGCAGAACCTCGTCGATCGAAGGGTCGTGGTGTTCGACGACCTCACGCCCGACGTCGACGGGTGGGCCCAACGCACGATCGAGCGACTGCGTGAGCTCGATGGTGCGTGGCGCAGCTCGCAGGCGGCGGTCGAGGACGTGCGACGGCGGCAGAACGCGAACGCCGAGGCGATGAAGGCGGTCGCCAAGCAGCCCAAGGACGCGCAGGCGAGCCTGCGCGCGCCGCTGCTCGAGGAGGGTCGTTCGCTGCGCGACGCGGAGCGCGAGCACACTGCGGCGGCCGAGCAGGCCGCGGCCGCGCGCGACGAGGCGTGGGTCCGCCTGCCGAACCTCACCCACGCCGAGGTCCCGCGTGGCTACACCGACGACGATCACCGCGAGATCAAGCAGGTCGGCACACGCCGCGACTTCGCGGCCGAGGGCTTCGAGCCACGCGACCACGTCGAGCTGTGCGAGCAGCTCGAGCTGTGCGACTTCGCGGCCGGAGGCAAGGTCGCGGGCCAGAAGTTCTACTACTTGAAGAACGACGCGGTGCTGCTCGACCTCGCGCTGCAACACTACGCGCTGTCGGTCGCGAGCCGGCACGGCTTCGTGCTGCACACCACGCCCGATCTGGCACGCCACGAGATCCTCGCCGGGCTCGGCTTCAATCCCCGCGGCGCGGGCACGCAGGTCTACAGCGTCGCCGACACCGATCTGTGCCTGGTGGGCACCGCCGAGATCACGCTCGGCGGGATGTTGGCCGACGAGATCCTCGACGAGTCACGGCTGCCGCTGCTGCTCGCGGGGCTCTCGCACTGCTTTCGCACCGAGGCGGGTGCGGCCGGCCGCGACACCCGCGGGCTCTACCGCGTGCACCAGTTCACCAAGGTCGAGCTGTTCGCGTTCTGCGTCGGTGAGCTCGACGTGAGCGAGGCGATGCACGCACGCTTTCTCGCGATCGAAGAGGAGATCTTCACCGGCCTGGGCTTGCCGTACCGCGTGCTCGACATCGCCTCGGGCGATCTCGGCGGGCCAGCGCTGCGCAAGTTCGACATCGAGGCGTGGATGCCCGGGCGCGCCGCCGCCGATGGCGGTCGCGGCAACTGGGGCGAGGTCACCAGCACCAGCAACTGCACCGACTACCAGGCGCGGCGACTGCGGATCCGCTACCGCCCCGACGACGAAGAGGGTGGCAAGAACCGCAAGCCCCGCTTCGTGCACATGCTGAACGGCACCGCCATCGCCAACTCGCGGGCGATCGTCGCGGTGCTCGAGAACTACCAGCAGGCCGACGGCAGCGTGGTGGTGCCCGAGGTGCTGCGTCCATGGGTCGGCAAGGACCGCATCACCGCGCGCGCACGCTGA
- a CDS encoding sigma-70 family RNA polymerase sigma factor, whose product MGVRTHERPDDEDGGPRSERAREHEDEFAGQHVREQALRGSPRELDEPPPFPEPEKLEAGSDGLDHSPLGIYFREMAAAQLMSPAEELSAAQGILSRRQNYWRAIVSYPPFVPAIVEVVERTFHAPDCPREAIDALQSSSRNLRDRQTRAHEEKFNLDADQMAKIMARLDTDGEATEPIVADLKAIAAGRGADVRMAVTLPRTDSAPFRRYVQMVEEAAASLWAAKHAFVRANLRLVVTMARRYAHGRMALPDLIQEGNIGLLKAVDRFDPDRGYRFSTYASWWIRHAISRAVADKAREVRVPVHMLDVHHKLRRTKQRFEITQGREPGDEELAASAEVPVERVRRLRMCLLDQAPSLDSPISGNDARTAGELLEDETIPQPVEGIASRVMDAKIRELVERLPTIEADVLRKRFGLDEAEPMTLREIGEQYSLSRERIRQLQEQALSKIRRELRRQSLIP is encoded by the coding sequence GTGGGCGTCCGTACGCACGAGCGACCCGACGACGAGGATGGAGGTCCCCGTTCGGAGCGCGCGCGCGAGCACGAGGACGAGTTCGCCGGGCAGCACGTCCGCGAGCAGGCGCTGCGCGGCTCGCCGCGCGAGCTCGACGAGCCACCGCCATTCCCCGAGCCCGAGAAGCTCGAGGCCGGATCCGACGGGCTCGATCACTCGCCGCTGGGCATCTACTTCCGCGAGATGGCGGCCGCCCAGCTCATGTCGCCGGCCGAAGAGCTGAGCGCGGCGCAGGGCATCCTCTCGCGGCGACAGAACTACTGGCGCGCGATCGTCAGCTATCCGCCGTTCGTGCCCGCGATCGTCGAGGTCGTCGAGCGCACGTTCCACGCGCCCGACTGCCCGCGCGAGGCCATCGACGCGCTGCAGAGCTCGTCGCGCAATCTCCGGGATCGCCAGACCCGCGCCCACGAGGAGAAGTTCAACCTCGACGCCGACCAGATGGCGAAGATCATGGCGCGGCTCGACACCGACGGAGAAGCGACCGAGCCGATCGTCGCCGACCTCAAGGCCATCGCCGCCGGGCGCGGGGCCGACGTGCGCATGGCCGTGACGCTGCCGCGCACCGACTCGGCGCCGTTTCGCCGCTACGTGCAGATGGTCGAGGAGGCCGCGGCCTCGCTGTGGGCGGCCAAGCACGCGTTCGTGCGCGCGAACCTCCGACTGGTCGTGACGATGGCGCGCCGCTATGCCCACGGCCGCATGGCGCTGCCCGACCTGATCCAGGAGGGCAACATCGGGCTGCTCAAGGCGGTCGATCGCTTCGACCCCGATCGCGGCTATCGCTTCTCGACCTACGCGAGCTGGTGGATTCGCCACGCCATCAGCCGTGCGGTCGCCGACAAGGCCCGCGAGGTCCGCGTGCCGGTGCACATGCTGGACGTGCATCACAAGCTGCGCCGCACCAAGCAGCGCTTCGAGATCACGCAGGGCCGCGAGCCCGGCGACGAGGAACTCGCCGCCAGCGCCGAGGTGCCGGTGGAGCGCGTGCGACGGCTGCGGATGTGCCTGCTCGATCAGGCGCCCAGCCTCGACAGCCCGATCTCCGGCAACGACGCCCGCACCGCCGGCGAGCTGCTCGAGGACGAGACCATCCCGCAGCCCGTCGAGGGCATCGCCTCGCGCGTCATGGACGCGAAGATCCGCGAGCTGGTCGAGCGCCTCCCCACCATCGAAGCCGACGTCCTGCGCAAGCGCTTCGGCCTCGACGAGGCCGAGCCCATGACGCTGCGCGAGATCGGCGAGCAGTACTCGCTCTCGCGCGAGCGCATCCGTCAGCTGCAGGAACAGGCGCTCAGCAAGATCCGTCGCGAGCTGCGGCGGCAGAGCTTGATCCCGTAG